A DNA window from Phycisphaerales bacterium AB-hyl4 contains the following coding sequences:
- the rpmC gene encoding 50S ribosomal protein L29, which produces MKASEAHKMSNDEIREELGRLRKRLFELRSAAVTEKLENPRRFQQLRRDIARLLTVQRGREIQETAQV; this is translated from the coding sequence ATGAAAGCCAGCGAAGCGCACAAAATGTCGAACGACGAGATCCGTGAGGAGCTCGGCCGGCTGCGAAAGCGGCTGTTTGAGCTGCGATCGGCCGCCGTGACTGAAAAACTGGAAAACCCGCGTCGCTTTCAGCAGTTGCGACGGGACATTGCCCGACTGTTGACGGTCCAACGCGGCCGCGAGATTCAGGAGACCGCTCAAGTATGA
- the rpsH gene encoding 30S ribosomal protein S8, which translates to MSLSDPIADMLSRIRNAVRNEAKQVDCRNSKICAGIADVLKQEGYIRDFHVIDDGRQGILRIELKYGPNGEAILHRLDRESRPGRRVYRKVEDLPRPLGGLGIVIVSTSRGVLSDRKARTEHVGGELLCVVE; encoded by the coding sequence ATGTCACTGAGCGACCCGATCGCTGACATGTTGAGCCGCATCCGCAACGCCGTTCGCAACGAGGCGAAGCAGGTCGATTGCCGTAACAGCAAGATCTGCGCCGGCATTGCCGACGTGCTCAAACAGGAAGGCTACATCCGCGACTTCCACGTCATTGACGATGGCCGTCAAGGTATCCTGCGGATCGAGCTGAAGTACGGCCCGAACGGCGAGGCCATCCTCCACCGCCTGGACCGCGAAAGCCGACCCGGCCGACGCGTCTACCGCAAGGTGGAAGATCTGCCGCGACCGCTCGGCGGCCTGGGCATTGTCATCGTCAGTACGTCGCGAGGCGTGCTGAGCGACCGCAAGGCCCGCACGGAACACGTCGGCGGCGAACTGCTGTGCGTGGTTGAGTAA
- the secY gene encoding preprotein translocase subunit SecY yields MLQAFINMWRIRELRNKLLFTLSMLAIYRIGFFIPLPGVNQAALQEWAEQAAEGAVGNLMLYVNIFTGGSLGQSTIFGLGIMPYISAAIIFQLLTTVSEKLKALQKEGPAGRQKIQEYTRYATVGLCLVQSAFWVQFLQSGDPLVYPEYLNSATVWLGGVLGLTAGTVFLMWLGEQIDKYGIGNGISLIITAGIIAMMPNAIGQIVAGFSLTDATASYGIDTVIFLLFSFVAVTAGAVIITQGQRRIPIQQAKHTRGRRVYGGQRSYLPLRVNHGGVMPIIFASSLMIFPSMLFHYINNATGGQWRFFDFLDRNFQDMYGYLYTLMYIGLIYFFAYFWTTVQFQPKEMATQLRDHGSFIPGLRPGPRTAEYLETVMERITYVGAGFLAVIAVIPTLVAALFNVDFMVTQFLGGTGLLITVSVMLDFVQRIEAQLLMRNYQGFLATGGSGRGPRIRGARSTA; encoded by the coding sequence ATGCTACAAGCCTTCATCAACATGTGGCGGATTCGGGAGCTTCGCAACAAGCTCCTGTTTACGCTTTCGATGCTGGCGATCTACCGCATCGGGTTTTTCATCCCGCTGCCGGGCGTCAATCAGGCTGCCTTGCAGGAATGGGCTGAGCAGGCCGCCGAGGGCGCGGTCGGCAACCTGATGCTTTACGTCAACATCTTCACCGGCGGATCGCTGGGGCAGTCGACCATCTTTGGTCTCGGCATCATGCCCTACATCTCCGCCGCGATTATCTTCCAGCTGCTGACCACCGTGTCAGAGAAGCTCAAGGCCCTTCAGAAGGAAGGGCCCGCCGGCCGACAGAAGATCCAGGAATACACCCGTTACGCGACGGTGGGGCTTTGCCTCGTGCAGTCGGCGTTCTGGGTGCAGTTTCTCCAGTCCGGCGACCCGCTGGTCTACCCCGAATACCTCAACAGCGCGACCGTCTGGCTCGGCGGCGTGCTGGGCCTGACAGCCGGCACGGTCTTCCTGATGTGGCTGGGCGAGCAGATCGACAAGTACGGCATCGGCAACGGCATCTCGCTGATCATCACCGCGGGCATCATCGCCATGATGCCCAACGCGATCGGCCAGATCGTGGCTGGCTTCTCGCTGACCGACGCGACCGCCAGCTATGGCATCGACACGGTCATCTTCCTGCTGTTCTCCTTCGTGGCGGTTACTGCCGGTGCGGTCATCATCACGCAGGGCCAGCGACGCATCCCCATCCAGCAGGCCAAGCACACCCGCGGCCGACGCGTCTACGGCGGCCAGCGCAGCTACCTGCCCCTCCGCGTCAACCACGGCGGCGTCATGCCGATCATCTTCGCCAGCTCGCTGATGATCTTCCCGTCGATGCTGTTCCACTACATCAACAACGCCACCGGCGGACAGTGGCGCTTTTTCGACTTCCTGGACCGAAATTTCCAGGATATGTACGGCTACCTATACACGTTGATGTACATCGGCCTGATCTACTTCTTCGCCTACTTCTGGACCACGGTCCAGTTCCAGCCGAAGGAAATGGCCACCCAGCTCCGCGACCACGGCAGCTTCATCCCCGGTCTGAGGCCCGGCCCGCGTACGGCGGAGTACCTCGAAACCGTGATGGAACGCATTACCTACGTCGGCGCCGGCTTCCTGGCGGTCATCGCGGTGATCCCGACGCTGGTGGCGGCCCTGTTCAACGTCGACTTTATGGTGACGCAGTTCCTCGGCGGCACGGGCCTGCTGATTACCGTCAGCGTGATGCTCGACTTCGTCCAGCGGATCGAGGCCCAGTTGCTGATGCGGAATTACCAGGGCTTCCTCGCGACCGGCGGATCGGGCAGGGGACCACGCATCCGCGGGGCACGGAGTACGGCGTAA
- the rpsC gene encoding 30S ribosomal protein S3, whose translation MGQKVHPFGFRVGITEAHRSRWYAPKALYGELLVEDEKIRKFCDQRLNRRPPFAAVSDIHIERTREELKIIIKTARPGLVIGPKGSEVDRLTQDLQQLTGRNVSIQCIEVSKPDIDAQLVAESIAEQLKRRTSFRRLMKMKGEAAMNAGAKGVKIQLSGRLGGHEMSRSEDSRMGSIPLQTLQANVDYGFAQSFTTYGTIGVKVWIYKGMYHEVAEGEVESRAAGARPRARGRH comes from the coding sequence ATGGGACAGAAAGTTCATCCATTCGGGTTCCGCGTCGGCATCACCGAAGCGCACCGCAGCCGGTGGTACGCTCCGAAGGCGCTCTACGGCGAGCTGCTGGTCGAGGACGAAAAGATCCGCAAGTTTTGCGATCAACGCCTCAACCGCCGCCCCCCGTTCGCCGCGGTCAGTGACATTCACATTGAGCGCACCCGCGAAGAGCTGAAGATCATCATCAAGACGGCCCGGCCCGGTCTGGTGATTGGCCCGAAGGGCTCTGAAGTGGATCGGCTGACGCAGGACCTTCAGCAGTTGACCGGGCGTAACGTCTCGATCCAGTGCATTGAGGTGTCCAAGCCGGACATCGACGCGCAGCTGGTCGCCGAGTCGATCGCCGAGCAGCTCAAGCGTCGCACGAGCTTTCGTCGTCTGATGAAGATGAAGGGCGAAGCCGCGATGAACGCCGGTGCCAAGGGTGTGAAGATTCAGCTCTCCGGCCGTCTGGGTGGCCATGAGATGAGCCGAAGCGAAGACAGTCGTATGGGTTCGATTCCGTTGCAGACGCTTCAGGCGAACGTCGACTACGGTTTTGCCCAGAGCTTTACGACTTACGGCACGATTGGCGTGAAGGTATGGATTTACAAAGGGATGTACCACGAAGTCGCCGAGGGCGAGGTTGAATCCCGCGCCGCCGGCGCCCGTCCGCGAGCCCGCGGTCGACACTAA
- the rpsM gene encoding 30S ribosomal protein S13, whose translation MPRVAGVDIPDKPLRIALRYIYGIGPHHAALICQEAGIEGQTRASTLTEDQLAQIAGIIEANHLVEGALRRQIAQNITRLRDIRCYRGDRHRRGLPVHGQRTKTNARTRKGRRKTVAGKKSVKTMK comes from the coding sequence ATGCCCCGTGTTGCAGGTGTTGACATCCCCGACAAGCCGTTGCGTATTGCGTTGCGGTACATCTATGGCATCGGCCCGCATCATGCGGCGCTGATCTGCCAGGAAGCCGGCATTGAAGGTCAGACGCGAGCGAGCACGCTCACGGAAGACCAGCTCGCCCAGATTGCCGGCATCATCGAGGCCAACCACCTCGTTGAAGGTGCTCTGCGTCGGCAGATTGCCCAGAACATCACCCGGTTGCGCGATATCCGCTGCTACCGGGGCGACCGCCACCGTCGTGGTCTGCCGGTCCATGGCCAGCGGACCAAGACCAACGCCCGCACCCGTAAGGGGCGGCGTAAGACCGTGGCTGGCAAGAAGAGCGTCAAGACCATGAAGTAA
- the map gene encoding type I methionyl aminopeptidase, with the protein MAVRLKSQDNIEKMRAAGRIVQKVHQRCREMCKPGVTTREVDEAAYELYTSLGAKGLFKNYPTYREGEGFPSNLCISVNEVVVHGIADDRKIEDGDIVGVDCGVKINGWCGDAATTILVGNVAPEVRKLCEVTEHILTLAIENIQPGRRWSQVARLMQSYAEQHGYGVVKEFVGHGIGQDMHEDPKVPNYVSRQLLRNDIELREGMVLAIEPMCNLGSSQVLTLDDGWTVVTADRKPSAHYEHTVAVTSDGADVLTDGR; encoded by the coding sequence ATGGCGGTACGGCTGAAGTCGCAGGACAACATCGAGAAAATGCGGGCCGCCGGGCGCATCGTCCAGAAGGTGCACCAGCGTTGCCGTGAGATGTGCAAGCCTGGTGTGACCACCCGCGAGGTTGATGAGGCGGCGTACGAGTTGTACACGTCGCTTGGTGCGAAGGGGTTGTTCAAGAACTACCCGACCTACCGCGAGGGGGAAGGGTTTCCGTCGAACCTGTGCATCAGCGTCAATGAAGTCGTGGTGCACGGCATCGCGGACGACCGCAAGATCGAAGACGGTGATATCGTCGGCGTCGACTGCGGGGTGAAAATCAACGGCTGGTGCGGCGACGCGGCGACCACGATCCTGGTCGGCAACGTCGCGCCGGAAGTGCGGAAGTTGTGCGAGGTGACGGAGCATATCCTCACGCTCGCGATTGAGAATATTCAGCCCGGCCGGCGTTGGAGTCAGGTGGCCCGGTTGATGCAGAGTTATGCCGAGCAGCACGGCTACGGGGTCGTGAAGGAATTCGTGGGACACGGCATTGGACAGGACATGCACGAGGACCCGAAGGTCCCGAACTATGTGAGTCGACAACTGCTTCGCAACGATATTGAGCTGCGAGAAGGCATGGTGCTCGCGATTGAGCCGATGTGCAATCTCGGCAGCTCGCAGGTGTTGACGCTGGATGATGGTTGGACGGTCGTGACCGCCGACCGCAAGCCCTCGGCTCATTATGAGCACACGGTGGCCGTGACCTCCGACGGTGCGGACGTGTTGACGGACGGCCGGTAG
- the rpsN gene encoding 30S ribosomal protein S14, translating into MASKSSIERMKRIEKQVKKYADLRHKLKAEGDYAALQRLPRDASPTRFRSLCALTGRSRAVYRKFKLSRIKLRELALEGKVPGMRKASW; encoded by the coding sequence ATGGCATCGAAATCAAGCATCGAACGAATGAAGCGGATTGAGAAGCAGGTCAAGAAGTACGCCGACCTGCGTCACAAGCTCAAGGCGGAAGGCGACTACGCCGCTTTGCAGCGTTTGCCGCGAGATGCGAGCCCGACGCGCTTCCGCAGCCTGTGTGCACTCACCGGCCGATCGCGAGCGGTGTACCGCAAGTTCAAGCTTTCGCGTATCAAGCTGCGTGAGCTGGCGCTTGAGGGCAAGGTGCCCGGCATGCGTAAAGCTTCGTGGTAA
- the rplN gene encoding 50S ribosomal protein L14: MLQAESRCDVADNTGAKEAYVIRVLGGSTARGKFTRRTASIGDRVVCSVKKALPGSDMKAGSIVKGVVVRTNYPVRRADGSYVRFDKNAVVLIDDDGNPRGTRIFGAVARELREKNYMKIVSLASEVV, encoded by the coding sequence ATGCTTCAAGCAGAATCACGATGTGATGTGGCGGATAACACTGGCGCGAAAGAGGCGTACGTGATCCGCGTGCTCGGCGGGTCGACGGCCCGGGGCAAGTTCACGCGGCGTACCGCCTCGATCGGCGACCGCGTGGTCTGCTCGGTCAAGAAGGCGCTGCCTGGCAGTGACATGAAGGCCGGCAGCATCGTCAAGGGTGTGGTCGTCCGTACGAATTATCCGGTGCGTCGAGCGGATGGCAGCTACGTGCGTTTCGACAAGAACGCCGTGGTGCTGATCGACGACGACGGCAACCCGCGTGGGACGCGCATCTTTGGTGCGGTTGCTCGCGAGTTGCGTGAGAAGAACTACATGAAGATCGTCTCGCTCGCGTCCGAGGTGGTTTGA
- the rplR gene encoding 50S ribosomal protein L18 — MKKHNVKQIRRSRRKTGIRKRVFGTPEQPRLSVFRSNKHMYAQVIDDLDGRTLAAASSAAANVEKGGDIEAAAAVGKALAEKAKAAGVETVTFDRNGFKFHGRVKALADAAREGGLKF, encoded by the coding sequence ATGAAAAAGCACAACGTCAAACAGATTCGCCGCAGCCGTCGTAAGACTGGCATCCGCAAGCGCGTCTTCGGCACGCCCGAGCAGCCCCGGCTGTCGGTGTTCCGCAGCAACAAGCACATGTACGCCCAGGTCATTGACGATCTGGACGGCCGTACGCTTGCCGCCGCCAGTTCAGCCGCCGCCAACGTCGAAAAGGGCGGTGACATTGAAGCCGCCGCCGCCGTTGGCAAGGCCCTGGCGGAAAAGGCCAAGGCCGCCGGTGTTGAGACGGTCACGTTCGACCGCAACGGCTTTAAGTTTCACGGCCGGGTGAAAGCCCTCGCCGACGCTGCCCGTGAAGGTGGCCTTAAGTTCTGA
- the rplO gene encoding 50S ribosomal protein L15 gives MMIHEITAKAGAHKKRKRIGRGIGSGHGKTSGRGHKGAGSRSGHSARAGYEGGQMPFFRRIAKRGFSNAMFMTVYTVVNIKSLDARFEDGAEVNADMLVKAGLLGDTKQPVKILGTGETKKKLQVTAAAFSESAKQKIEAAGGSVTVAS, from the coding sequence ATGATGATCCATGAAATCACCGCGAAAGCGGGAGCACACAAAAAGCGTAAGCGCATCGGTCGCGGCATCGGGTCGGGCCACGGCAAGACGTCCGGCCGGGGCCATAAAGGTGCCGGCTCGCGATCGGGCCACTCCGCCCGCGCCGGCTACGAAGGCGGCCAAATGCCGTTCTTCCGCCGTATTGCCAAGCGCGGTTTCTCCAACGCGATGTTCATGACGGTCTACACCGTGGTGAATATCAAGTCGCTGGACGCGCGTTTCGAGGACGGTGCGGAAGTGAACGCGGACATGCTGGTCAAGGCCGGCTTGCTCGGCGACACGAAGCAGCCGGTTAAGATCCTCGGCACGGGCGAGACCAAGAAGAAGCTTCAGGTCACCGCTGCCGCGTTCAGCGAGTCGGCCAAGCAGAAGATCGAGGCCGCTGGCGGCAGTGTGACGGTGGCGTCGTAA
- a CDS encoding DNA-directed RNA polymerase subunit alpha → MRIRWRGLELPHRVIRDQKMSTETYGRFTVEPFERGFGTTIGNSLRRILLSSLEGAAVTAVKIKGAAHEFSSLEGVQEDVTDIILNIKNMVVALDSEEPKTMRLQAEGPGEVTCDLIEADTSITIHNKDQVLATLTKQIDFDIEFTVEKGRGYVPASEHYEDTKDQEVGIIPVDAIFSPVTRVRYKVEDTRVGQKTNYDKLTMEIWTNGTVTPEMAMVEAAKILRKHLNPFVQYFELGDETASESAAAAARVDEELIRKLQMPVNELDLSVRASNCLESAKVNVVADLVTKTENDLLKVRSFGKTSLREVKRKLIDMGLELGMDLPPEVEAAAAQA, encoded by the coding sequence ATGCGCATTCGCTGGCGAGGACTGGAACTGCCCCATCGCGTGATTCGCGATCAGAAGATGAGCACCGAAACGTACGGCCGATTCACGGTCGAACCGTTCGAGCGTGGCTTCGGCACGACGATCGGCAACAGCCTCCGCCGAATCCTGCTTTCCTCGCTGGAAGGCGCGGCGGTCACGGCGGTCAAGATCAAGGGCGCGGCCCACGAGTTCAGCTCGTTGGAAGGCGTTCAGGAAGATGTCACCGACATCATCCTCAACATCAAGAACATGGTCGTCGCGCTGGACTCGGAAGAGCCCAAGACCATGCGTCTTCAGGCCGAAGGCCCGGGTGAAGTCACCTGTGACCTGATCGAAGCAGACACGAGCATCACCATCCACAACAAGGACCAGGTGCTCGCGACACTGACAAAGCAGATTGACTTCGACATTGAGTTCACTGTCGAAAAGGGCCGCGGCTACGTGCCCGCCAGTGAGCACTACGAAGACACCAAGGACCAGGAGGTCGGCATCATCCCCGTGGATGCGATCTTCAGCCCGGTGACTCGCGTTCGATACAAGGTTGAAGACACGCGTGTCGGTCAGAAGACCAACTACGACAAGCTGACCATGGAAATCTGGACCAACGGCACGGTCACGCCGGAGATGGCGATGGTCGAAGCGGCGAAGATCCTCCGCAAGCACCTCAACCCGTTCGTGCAGTACTTCGAACTGGGTGATGAGACAGCCAGCGAGTCCGCTGCCGCCGCCGCCCGCGTGGACGAGGAACTCATTCGCAAGCTGCAGATGCCGGTCAATGAACTGGACCTGTCGGTGCGTGCGAGCAACTGCCTGGAGTCGGCGAAGGTGAACGTCGTGGCCGACCTGGTGACGAAGACCGAGAACGACCTGTTGAAGGTTCGCAGCTTCGGCAAGACGTCGCTGCGTGAGGTCAAGCGCAAGCTCATTGATATGGGTTTGGAGCTGGGCATGGACTTGCCGCCGGAGGTCGAGGCCGCCGCGGCCCAGGCGTAA
- the rpmJ gene encoding 50S ribosomal protein L36, whose amino-acid sequence MKVRSSVRRICEHCKIIRRKGVVRVICTNPKHKQRQG is encoded by the coding sequence ATGAAGGTTCGAAGCAGCGTCCGACGCATTTGCGAGCATTGCAAGATCATCCGCCGCAAGGGTGTGGTGCGAGTTATCTGCACCAATCCCAAGCACAAGCAGCGGCAGGGCTGA
- the infA gene encoding translation initiation factor IF-1: MAKEDKIQLEGEVIDAMPNAMFKVRLENDHELVAHISGKMRMHYIRILPGDRVTVEISPYDLTKGRITYRH; encoded by the coding sequence GTGGCCAAAGAAGACAAGATTCAACTTGAAGGCGAAGTGATCGACGCGATGCCGAACGCGATGTTCAAGGTTCGGCTGGAGAACGATCACGAGCTGGTGGCGCACATTTCGGGCAAGATGCGAATGCACTACATCCGCATCCTGCCTGGTGACCGCGTGACCGTGGAAATCAGCCCGTACGACCTGACCAAAGGGCGGATTACGTACCGCCATTGA
- the rplF gene encoding 50S ribosomal protein L6 translates to MSRIGKQPVPITGNAKVTITGRDIVVEGGSNKLTYTHRPEVTVTVDSDAKQVVVERKNDSRVAKAMHGLTRALIANMIQGVTTGFTRDLEINGVGWNAKVQGMTVALNVGYADTRVVNIPAGVQVDVQQNKIKVTGHDKQAVGQLAAEIRRQRPPEPYNGKGIKYAEEVIVRKEGKAFAGGG, encoded by the coding sequence ATGTCCCGCATTGGCAAACAACCCGTTCCGATCACCGGCAACGCCAAGGTGACCATCACCGGCCGCGATATCGTGGTCGAAGGCGGCTCGAACAAGCTGACCTACACCCATCGCCCCGAAGTCACCGTCACGGTCGACAGCGATGCGAAGCAGGTGGTCGTCGAGCGTAAGAACGACAGCCGCGTTGCCAAGGCGATGCATGGCCTGACGCGAGCCCTGATCGCCAACATGATCCAGGGCGTCACCACCGGCTTCACCCGCGATCTCGAGATCAACGGCGTGGGCTGGAACGCGAAGGTCCAGGGCATGACCGTCGCGCTGAACGTCGGCTATGCTGACACGCGCGTGGTGAACATCCCCGCTGGTGTGCAGGTGGACGTGCAGCAGAACAAGATTAAGGTCACCGGCCACGACAAGCAGGCAGTGGGCCAGCTCGCCGCCGAGATTCGCCGACAGCGGCCGCCGGAGCCTTACAACGGCAAGGGCATCAAGTACGCTGAGGAAGTGATCGTTCGCAAGGAGGGCAAGGCGTTCGCCGGCGGTGGTTAA
- the rpsQ gene encoding 30S ribosomal protein S17, which produces MSTSKEQRKTRQALSRVKIGVVVSDKRDKSRAVEVDYQQMHAKYGKYLRRQAKFHVHDEKNESKVGDRVEIAPCRPLSKTKAWRLVRVVEAAPEALAASV; this is translated from the coding sequence ATGAGCACCAGCAAAGAACAACGTAAAACGCGTCAGGCGCTTAGCCGGGTGAAGATCGGCGTGGTGGTCTCCGACAAGCGGGACAAGAGCCGCGCGGTCGAAGTCGACTACCAGCAGATGCATGCCAAGTACGGCAAGTACCTGCGTCGGCAGGCGAAGTTCCACGTACACGACGAGAAGAACGAGAGCAAGGTCGGCGACCGCGTGGAGATCGCGCCGTGTCGTCCGCTGAGCAAGACCAAGGCCTGGCGACTGGTCCGCGTGGTGGAAGCCGCGCCGGAAGCCCTCGCAGCCTCGGTTTGA
- the rplX gene encoding 50S ribosomal protein L24, which translates to MARHIRKGDMVIVVSGSASKRRGADGRKVRDTTPRKVMRVFPAEGKVIVEGVNVVKRHVKPSQSNQRGGITEKEMPIDISNVMPAVDGKPTRVRFETRADGSKVRLAARNGEQLGPELKKAR; encoded by the coding sequence ATGGCACGACACATTCGAAAAGGCGACATGGTAATCGTCGTCAGCGGCAGCGCAAGCAAGCGTCGCGGCGCCGACGGCCGAAAGGTTCGCGACACGACCCCACGCAAAGTGATGCGTGTGTTCCCCGCTGAGGGCAAGGTCATTGTCGAGGGCGTGAACGTCGTCAAACGGCACGTGAAGCCCAGCCAGAGCAACCAGCGTGGCGGCATTACGGAAAAGGAGATGCCGATTGACATCTCTAACGTCATGCCGGCTGTGGACGGCAAGCCCACCCGTGTGCGTTTTGAAACGCGTGCCGACGGCTCGAAGGTCCGTCTCGCTGCCCGCAATGGTGAGCAGCTTGGGCCTGAACTGAAAAAGGCCCGTTGA
- the rplV gene encoding 50S ribosomal protein L22, which translates to MPYTNVHRAARISPTKARPLADLIRGKRYDEAVTQLELSKRRGAVLMKAALIAAYANADQAEANTRRLVVTDARVDSGPTMKRWQPKDRGRAHPIMKRTSHITVTVDER; encoded by the coding sequence ATGCCGTACACGAATGTACATCGCGCCGCACGCATCAGCCCGACGAAGGCACGCCCATTGGCGGACCTGATTCGTGGCAAGCGATACGACGAGGCCGTCACGCAGTTGGAACTGTCCAAGCGTCGCGGTGCCGTACTGATGAAGGCCGCGCTGATCGCCGCCTACGCCAACGCGGACCAGGCCGAGGCCAACACCCGCCGCCTGGTCGTCACCGACGCCCGCGTGGACAGTGGTCCGACGATGAAGCGGTGGCAGCCGAAAGACCGTGGCCGGGCGCATCCGATCATGAAGCGTACCAGCCACATTACCGTCACCGTGGACGAACGATAA
- the rplP gene encoding 50S ribosomal protein L16: MPLMPKRVKFRKQQRGSMKGNATRGNYVAFGEYGLQVTEGGWLTARQIEAGRIAARQFVSREGKLFVRVFPDKPISKKPLETRMGKGKAEPEYWVAPVKPGTVIYEITGVPRDIAKRAFVRVAHKLPFKCRFVERRQVG, encoded by the coding sequence ATGCCTCTGATGCCCAAACGAGTCAAGTTCCGAAAGCAGCAGCGCGGCAGCATGAAAGGCAATGCGACGCGCGGCAACTATGTGGCTTTCGGCGAGTATGGCCTCCAGGTGACCGAAGGCGGCTGGCTGACGGCCCGGCAGATTGAAGCCGGCCGAATCGCTGCCCGTCAGTTCGTTTCGCGTGAAGGCAAGCTGTTCGTGCGAGTCTTTCCGGACAAGCCGATCAGTAAGAAGCCGTTGGAAACGCGAATGGGTAAGGGCAAGGCCGAGCCTGAGTACTGGGTGGCGCCGGTGAAGCCTGGTACGGTGATCTATGAGATCACGGGCGTACCGCGTGACATTGCCAAGCGTGCGTTTGTGCGTGTGGCGCACAAGTTGCCGTTCAAGTGCCGATTTGTGGAGCGTCGGCAGGTCGGCTGA
- the rpsK gene encoding 30S ribosomal protein S11 encodes MAKKTKKVRKNVTRGIAYVKATFNNTIITITDVNGETLCWGSAGMQGFKGSRKSTPFAATRAAEEAANKARKMGMAEVEVRVRGAGSGRESAVTALQHSGIKVTAIEDHTPIPHNGCRPRKKRRV; translated from the coding sequence ATGGCTAAGAAGACGAAAAAGGTTCGCAAGAACGTCACCCGGGGCATCGCCTACGTCAAAGCGACGTTCAACAACACCATCATCACCATCACGGACGTGAACGGTGAGACGCTGTGTTGGGGCTCGGCCGGCATGCAGGGCTTCAAAGGCTCGCGTAAGAGCACGCCCTTCGCCGCCACCCGCGCCGCGGAAGAGGCCGCGAACAAGGCCCGCAAGATGGGGATGGCCGAGGTCGAGGTTCGTGTACGTGGCGCCGGGTCCGGCCGTGAGTCGGCCGTGACCGCGTTGCAGCACTCGGGCATCAAGGTCACCGCAATCGAAGACCACACCCCGATCCCCCACAACGGCTGCCGACCCCGCAAGAAGCGCCGCGTGTGA
- the rplE gene encoding 50S ribosomal protein L5 has product MTPRLKEKFAGPVSEKLKQEFSVTNPMAMPRLEKIVLSVGLGKQLEGTKVNAKAREQVLQDLALITGQKAVMVKAKKSVSNFKVRSGYETGAMVTVRGTRMWELLDRLITLAIPRIKDFRGLSDKSFDGRGSYSFGVQEQGIFPEIDMANAQFMHGMHITLVFKNSDNDKTRFVLKELGWPFVGKDTEQAAA; this is encoded by the coding sequence ATGACTCCGCGTCTGAAAGAAAAATTTGCCGGCCCGGTGAGCGAGAAGCTGAAGCAGGAATTCAGCGTCACGAACCCGATGGCCATGCCCAGGCTCGAAAAGATCGTGCTCAGCGTCGGGCTCGGCAAGCAGCTCGAGGGTACGAAGGTCAACGCCAAGGCTCGCGAGCAGGTGCTCCAGGACCTTGCCCTGATCACCGGCCAGAAGGCTGTGATGGTCAAGGCCAAAAAGTCCGTCTCGAACTTCAAAGTTCGTTCGGGCTACGAAACGGGCGCGATGGTCACGGTTCGCGGCACTCGCATGTGGGAGTTGCTGGATCGGCTGATCACACTGGCGATTCCGCGGATCAAGGACTTCCGCGGTCTGAGCGACAAGAGCTTCGACGGCCGAGGCAGCTACAGTTTCGGTGTGCAGGAGCAGGGGATTTTCCCCGAGATCGACATGGCCAACGCTCAGTTCATGCACGGCATGCACATTACGCTGGTGTTCAAGAACAGCGACAATGACAAGACGCGTTTCGTGTTGAAGGAACTCGGCTGGCCGTTCGTTGGTAAAGACACCGAGCAGGCCGCAGCGTAA